The Arachis duranensis cultivar V14167 chromosome 2, aradu.V14167.gnm2.J7QH, whole genome shotgun sequence genome has a window encoding:
- the LOC107476168 gene encoding uncharacterized protein LOC107476168 isoform X1 — translation MKSFQRDFRVPSTGMVLPLRANWSSLDGVDGEEKENATKFEFQRCLLASKLIALLDLCREKEGMVADKNQRYLLVLTPERICGIDSMKLITPEEEETVNWENLPPFPFDFSVDLPRICMYALELDSKIHLVGGRQYYFPYHPRHHGAFQFSKKVFELDLDKKEVEESKSIDDAPTDFDTQFTTCYKVRSDYYFIETGGFAPVEHPPHYFSVLRSGTKVWECLPDAPGHPDIWSGSWVVNNSWFDFYGKLYLRLCLNDGRVFIHYYDTDNPHKGWTKSEGDNSFTGSFCVPVGSDGQRHFFHPTVHIPDLVDPGKYLALSCERIGGKKVICAFQVDELGVLIFQRLDGCLDRMPSFYRELDSMISCNCEKTPVLVDLDGKGTFLVMLPGFAKGRIQVVCMLVLQVIAKKVVSHPSRILRRSVRSPMECDFLDWKVLSMHMYSMKEVIEDWSTVSIFPGIPCDEATVYEVPRRGKRKYSQI, via the exons ATGAAGTCATTCCAAAGGGATTTTCGGGTTCCATCCACCGGCATGGTCTTGCCGTTGAGGGCTAACTGGTCATCTTTGGATGGAGTTGATG gagaggaaaaagaaaatgcaaccAAATTTGAGTTCCAAAGATGCTTGCTTGCTTCAAAG TTAATTGCATTGCTTGACTTGTGCCGTGAGAAGGAAGGGATGGTGGCGGATAAGAATCAACGATACCTTTTGGTGCTAACGCCTGAAAGGATCTGCGGCATCGACTCCATGAAATTGATAACACCCGAGGAGGAGGAGACTGTGAATTGGGAAAATCTACCTCCGTTTCCCTTTGATTTCAGCGTGGATCTTCCACGGATCTGCATGTACGCTTTGGAGTTGGATTCCAAGATTCATCTCGTTGGAGGTCGCCAATATTACTTCCCATATCATCCACGTCATCATGGTGCTTTTCAATTTTCCAAAAAAGTCTTCGAACTAGACCTTGACAAGAAGGAGGTGGAGGAGTCGAAATCAATCGATGATGCTCCAACGGATTTTGATACCCAGTTCACAACTTGTTACAAAGTTAGAAGTGATTATTATTTCATAGAGACGGGTGGTTTCGCACCCGTGGAGCATCCTCCTCATTATTTTTCGGTTCTACGCTCCGGAACCAAGGTTTGGGAATGCTTGCCTGATGCTCCTGGTCATCCTGACATTTGGTCGGGTTCCTGGGTAGTTAACAATTCATGGTTCGACTTCTATGGTAAGCTATACCTCCGACTCTGTTTGAATGATGGAAGAGTTTTTATCCACTATTATGACACAGATAACCCACACAAGGGCTGGACAAAGAGTGAGGGTGACAACAGTTTTACGGGTTCTTTCTGTGTCCCAGTGGGTTCCGATGGCCAGCGTCACTTCTTTCATCCTACTGTGCATATTCCAG ATCTGGTTGATCCTGGCAAATACCTGGCACTTTCGTGCGAACGGATTGGAGGAAAAAAAGTGATATGTGCTTTCCAGGTGGATGAATTGGGTGTCCTTATCTTTCAAAGGCTTGACGGCTGTTTAGATAGAATGCCATCCTTCTATCGTGAGTTAGATAGCATGATATCCTGCAATTGTGAGAAAACGCCTGTGCTTGTTGATCTTGATGGCAAAGGCACGTTTCTTGTTATGTTACCTGGCTTTGCAAAGGGCCGGATCCAAGTCGTCTGCATGTTGGTTCTTCAAGTCATTGCAAAGAAGGTTGTATCCCACCCCTCCAGGATCCTCCGGAGATCTGTGCGCTCCCCAATGGAGTGTGATTTCTTAGATTGGAAGGTCCTTAGCATGCACATGTACAGCATGAAGGAAGTCATCGAAGATTGGTCTACTGTCTCTATTTTCCCTGGCATCCCTTGCGATGAAGCCACTGTGTACGAGGTTCCAAggagagggaaaagaaaataCAGCCAAATTTGA
- the LOC107476168 gene encoding uncharacterized protein LOC107476168 isoform X2, with protein MVADKNQRYLLVLTPERICGIDSMKLITPEEEETVNWENLPPFPFDFSVDLPRICMYALELDSKIHLVGGRQYYFPYHPRHHGAFQFSKKVFELDLDKKEVEESKSIDDAPTDFDTQFTTCYKVRSDYYFIETGGFAPVEHPPHYFSVLRSGTKVWECLPDAPGHPDIWSGSWVVNNSWFDFYGKLYLRLCLNDGRVFIHYYDTDNPHKGWTKSEGDNSFTGSFCVPVGSDGQRHFFHPTVHIPDLVDPGKYLALSCERIGGKKVICAFQVDELGVLIFQRLDGCLDRMPSFYRELDSMISCNCEKTPVLVDLDGKGTFLVMLPGFAKGRIQVVCMLVLQVIAKKVVSHPSRILRRSVRSPMECDFLDWKVLSMHMYSMKEVIEDWSTVSIFPGIPCDEATVYEVPRRGKRKYSQI; from the exons ATGGTGGCGGATAAGAATCAACGATACCTTTTGGTGCTAACGCCTGAAAGGATCTGCGGCATCGACTCCATGAAATTGATAACACCCGAGGAGGAGGAGACTGTGAATTGGGAAAATCTACCTCCGTTTCCCTTTGATTTCAGCGTGGATCTTCCACGGATCTGCATGTACGCTTTGGAGTTGGATTCCAAGATTCATCTCGTTGGAGGTCGCCAATATTACTTCCCATATCATCCACGTCATCATGGTGCTTTTCAATTTTCCAAAAAAGTCTTCGAACTAGACCTTGACAAGAAGGAGGTGGAGGAGTCGAAATCAATCGATGATGCTCCAACGGATTTTGATACCCAGTTCACAACTTGTTACAAAGTTAGAAGTGATTATTATTTCATAGAGACGGGTGGTTTCGCACCCGTGGAGCATCCTCCTCATTATTTTTCGGTTCTACGCTCCGGAACCAAGGTTTGGGAATGCTTGCCTGATGCTCCTGGTCATCCTGACATTTGGTCGGGTTCCTGGGTAGTTAACAATTCATGGTTCGACTTCTATGGTAAGCTATACCTCCGACTCTGTTTGAATGATGGAAGAGTTTTTATCCACTATTATGACACAGATAACCCACACAAGGGCTGGACAAAGAGTGAGGGTGACAACAGTTTTACGGGTTCTTTCTGTGTCCCAGTGGGTTCCGATGGCCAGCGTCACTTCTTTCATCCTACTGTGCATATTCCAG ATCTGGTTGATCCTGGCAAATACCTGGCACTTTCGTGCGAACGGATTGGAGGAAAAAAAGTGATATGTGCTTTCCAGGTGGATGAATTGGGTGTCCTTATCTTTCAAAGGCTTGACGGCTGTTTAGATAGAATGCCATCCTTCTATCGTGAGTTAGATAGCATGATATCCTGCAATTGTGAGAAAACGCCTGTGCTTGTTGATCTTGATGGCAAAGGCACGTTTCTTGTTATGTTACCTGGCTTTGCAAAGGGCCGGATCCAAGTCGTCTGCATGTTGGTTCTTCAAGTCATTGCAAAGAAGGTTGTATCCCACCCCTCCAGGATCCTCCGGAGATCTGTGCGCTCCCCAATGGAGTGTGATTTCTTAGATTGGAAGGTCCTTAGCATGCACATGTACAGCATGAAGGAAGTCATCGAAGATTGGTCTACTGTCTCTATTTTCCCTGGCATCCCTTGCGATGAAGCCACTGTGTACGAGGTTCCAAggagagggaaaagaaaataCAGCCAAATTTGA